The following is a genomic window from Canis lupus familiaris isolate Mischka breed German Shepherd chromosome 10, alternate assembly UU_Cfam_GSD_1.0, whole genome shotgun sequence.
GCGTCGGGGGGAGCCGCGGGCCGCGCCGAGAGGGCGGGACCGGAAGGGACCTCTGCGTGAGCGCAGCCGCTCGGCCCGGGTTCTGGCCCCGGCCCCGGACGGCAGCCCGAGGCAGATCCGCTCCAGCCTCCGCACTCACCGCCGCTTCTCTTCGTCGAAGCTGAGGACGAGCCGCGGCCGCCGGTCGTCGCCATCTCGCTTCTTCTTCTTGTTGCGGCCCATGGCGGCGCGGCCTCCGGCGGCGCGGCTCCCGCACGCCTAAGACACTTCCGGGTGTAGCGGTTTTTAGGTTCCCGGGGGCGCCTCGCACTCCCGCTGCGCAGTTCCGCTCCTCAGGCCCCGCCTTTTAAAGGGGCCGCGGAGCCCGCCTCCCCAGCCCCATGATTCCTAACCCCGGCCCATTCCTAGGCTAGCGGCGGTGAAAGCGAGTCCCGGAGCTCAGGACGTTACGGCTGTGGTTCCGGACCAACTGCCCTCGCTTTGCCGCAGTtacccatttgtaaaatgggaatgattataGTGACTTTATGATTGCgaagcagtgttttttttttttaagattttatttatttattcatgagagagagagagaggcagagacacaggcagagggagaagcaggctccatgcaggaagcccgacgtggggctcgatcccaggaccccgggaccccgggaccccgggaccacgccctgggccaaaggcaggcgccgaaccaccgagccacccagggatcccctggaagtggttttcaaactttgaCGTTCTTCGGAATCCCCTGCACGGCTTGCGGAAACCCAGATCTCCTGGCCTCgccctagagtttctgattcagcggGTCTGGAGTGAGCCCCATAATCTGCGATTCTGACTCGttctgggggtgtgtgtgtgtgtgtgtgcgcgcgcgcgtgtgctgatactgctggtccacggaccatactttgagaaccatgaggaggaggaggaaacgtGAGTTACGTAACACTTCATGTAAGTAATACCTGCCACACACGTGCTTGCTACACAAGTCATCTcccctgtctgtgcctcagtttccccaggtgTGGCATTGGGGTGTAATAATAACACattctcgggacgcctgggtggctctgcggttgagcatctgcctttagctcagggcgtgatcctggggtcctgggatcaagtcctgcatccggctcccagtgcggagcctgcttctccctctgcctgtgtctctgcctctctctgtgtctctcatgaataaataaataaaatctttagaaaaaaaataacatatactcCACTGAAGACGAGGGCGTGCATTCAGTAAAACACTGCCTGACGGGGACTTTTGGTAACTGGGATCACACGCCTGAATCCCCCGTTCTTAAGTCACACCTGCTGGGTGCTGCACACAAGCTGCTGCCCTTGCTTTTAAAGGACggcccggggatccctgggtggcgcagcggtttagcgcctgcatttggcccagggtgcgatcctggagacccgggatcggatccccccatgtcgggctcccagtgcatggagcctgcttctctctctgcctgtttctctgtctctatctctctgtgtgactatcataaataaataagaaaaaattaaaaaaaataaataaataaataaaaaaataaaggacggCCCGAGTGGCGAGGTTGGCGATCATTACAGTGCAGGGGATGGTACCTCTGTAGTGAgaggcacgggggggggggggctgcggagCTCACTGTTGGCTCCCCCACTGcagagggcttcccagaggaggtgacccCAAAACTGGCTGAGAGTGGGGATTATCAGAACAGTAATATGCCCTTAAGACCCGCTCCCCACTTCTCATTGGACAAGTGACTGGAGCCCAGAGAGCAAGTGTGCACCTGTGTATccagtgcctactgtgtgccaggcaccctgagaaGGGACCTGTTTGCTCAGAGAATGGAAGATATTTGTCCAGATTTACAGGGCTGTTCTGTGTCCaagctgggacttgaacctgaGTCTGTGGCCTCATGGCCCAGCTCCCTAGGCCACTGGCTGGAGGAATCACTCCCAGTAGCCAGCATGCCCCCCGCCCTGGAGGGCAAGATGCAGACTTTGTGAGCTTAGGAAGGAGTGagacagggggcacctgggtggctcaatggttgagtgtctgccttgggctcaggcatgatcatggagtcctgggttcgagtcccacactgggttccctacagggagcctgcttctccctctgcccatgtctctgcctctctcactctgtgcttctcatgaacaaataacatctttttaaaactgaagattttagggcagcccaggtggctcagcggtttagcgccgtcttcaacccagcgtgtgatcctggagacccaggatcaagtcccacatcgggctccctgcatggagcctgcttctgtctctgcctctgtgtgtgtgtctcatggatcaataaataaaatatttttaaaaatggggatccctgggtggcgcagcggtttggcacctgcctttggcccagggcacgatcctggagacccgggatcgaatcccatgtcggactcccggtgcatggagcctgcttctccctctgcctgtgtctttgcctctctctctctgtgtgtgactatcataaataaataaataaataaataaataaataaataaattttaaaaaaattttttaaaaaatgaagattttatttttttaagtaatctctacacccaacaagaGGCTcgaacttgcaaccctgagatcaagagtgtcATGCTTCACGGAGTCAACCAGGTGTCCTGGTTGGTGCTACTttcatccctattttttaaaagatttttatttacttatttatgatatatatatatatatatatagagagagagagagagagagagaggcagagacacaggcagagggagaagcaggctccatccagggaaactgacatgggactcagtcccaggtctccaggatcacgccctgggctgaaggcggccctaaactactgagccacccaggctgcccactttcATCCCTATtatacaggtgaggaaacagaggctcagacaGGGGAAGTGCCTTGACCAAAGTCAGCCAGTTAGTAAGTGGGAGCCATTCCCTGACTGCCACCCTCTCTGAACTTCCAGTCTGGCACAGAGACAGGGACTGAGTAAAGGAAAAGCCGCACCTGCAGGACCTTGTGTTGGGGGGTACTGGGTGGTTGACCCTTGCAGCCCACCCAGCCCCCACTGCCTGCCTGCCCACAGGGTTGGGGCTCAGGGAGGCCTCATGTGCAAAAGCCCCCAATGCAGAGAGTGAAGCCTGTCACCTCAGGCAGGTGCTGTTGCTCCACACTTCCCGGAGGGTTGCAGGTCCCCTTGCCCCAGGTGAGGAGACGAGGGACCGGGACCCCACCCAGACTCTGAAACTTCACTGCAGTTCATGGTCTAAAACACCCACCACTCTTTGGGGACGCTGGGGTGGGTTGATCACCAAGcgtctgactctgggttttggctcaggtcatggtttcatgggtcatgatgtcagggtcatgagatcatgagaccctgggtcaggctccctgctcagcagaggatttgcttctctccctctgcccctccccgcacttgcattctctaaaataaatcaatacatcttgaaaaaagttaaaagaaaataataacccACCTGCCTCTTTGGATTGGTTTCTCCTTGAAATCATTTTTaggtttattgagcacctcctgtgtgtCAGGCACCAGGCATTTCTCTACATTATCTCAGCTAATCCTCGCAACAACTGCCCAGGGTAGATACAAGTGTTCATGCAATTTGATGATGAGGgaattgaggttcagagaggacTAGTAACTGGTCCCGGGGCACACAGTGATGGAGCTGAGGTTTGAACACCGAGCCCAGTTTCCTTCCTGCAGACCCGGGGGTCTCATTCCCTGTCTGCCCCAAGGCTTTCCTTTGCCGGCTAGtcgtccctcccacccccatgtaCTGCGGCCTTCAGCAGGTGTAGGGAGAATCCGTGGGGCTGAACACTGAGGACCAGAGAAAGACCGTCCCAGAGACACTTCCTCCGATTTCCAGCAGGGGGCGGCCCGCCACAGCCGGACTTCAAAGCTGTTTCTCTTGCGGGGCCACTTGGGTACCCTAGGAGAGCCCGGAGATTGGGTGTGGCTCATGGCAGGCCCAGCATGTACACTCTATCCTCCTgggccctcttttttttttttttttttaagattttatctatttatttgacacagagagagagagcacaagcagggggagctgcaggcagagggagagggagaagcaaggacccggattcaggactcaatcccaggaccctgggatcatgacctgagccaaaggcagacacttaacagacacCCCACCTCCTGAGCCCTCTTATAGACATGTACTCCCCAGGGGACCCCAAAGGCCCAGGTGCAAATAAtgactcccattttacagatgagaaaactaagtgTGAGGGTGGAAAAGCACCACCACCCTGGGTCCCACAACTAGTGCTGCTTCTCCTAGAGAATGAAATTGGCCGGTcttcccaccaccatcaccacaccTCAAGAGACAGTGCCCTCAGTTTTGGCGAAGCCTATGGAGGTTCTGATGCTAAGTCATCCTGAACATTGGCTCAGTTCTAGGGGCTGTTTCCCAGGGAGGTGGGGTCCCTGCAGCAGGGAGCAGAAAGGAAAAGGTGCTGAGGAATGGTCAGTCTGCAGGGTCGCCCAGCCATCAGCTCAGGCCCCATCACTTAGGACTAGTGAGTGTGGTGGGCTGGGTTAAACACGGCCGTCTGAGGTAGAGCCTGCTGGGTCTCGGGATACGCGTGCTCTTTGGAAGCCGAGAGAGGAGAGGCGCATGGAGACCTCATCTCAGTCCCACGGAGTTTCCTGAACTCCTCTGCTCTGCAGGAAAGAAGCTGTGTGCACCCGGCCTCTGGGAGCCTGGAGGCTGCCTACCTCCAGTCGGTTCCCTGTGGTGGGGCTGGCGTGGCCCCCTCAACACCCCAGACCCTCCTATACAGAACCGGGCCAGcaggatctcggggtcatgagtttgagccccaagttggatgtagttattgtaaataaataaataaataaataaacaaggggaaaaaggaaaaagaaacgaGCCAGCAGTTGTGCCAAGACCATTGCTTGAGCCCATCTCTCCTGGGATGAGGGTCCTGTTCAGGGCCACAGAACCAGCAGTTTCCAGCCCAGTGTCCTGGTGGCCCTTAGGCTCCAGCACTGGGGTACATGGCCTGGAGCCCCCAAGCTGGGCTGCCCCACAGGACTCAGCAGGGCCTGGTACAGACCAGGGAGTCGAGTCATCGTGCAGGACTGTTTTCCTCCCTGTGCGGACTGGGGTGAGGACATCTCCCGTGGTAGTTCAGCCCAGACAGAAGCCACCACCCACCGAGCATTTGCCACCTGCCAGGCATTGAACTTGTCCTGCTTTTCACATCTCACGTGATCTTCATGACAACCCTGATATACAACGTGCTATCACCACCTCCCCTTGTATCTAGGTGCATAAAGCAAGGCTCAAGAGGTCAGTTAACAGGTCACACAGCTCGTGACCCCACACTGAACCAGATTTCTTTCTGGCTCATGAGAGTAAAGGAGCGGAGCTGCAGAGATTCTTCGCTGCACTCCCTCTGTGCTGCTGGATATGGGGCGTGAATTGGTCCCTCCTGGCCTCTTTCCCCCTGGTTTCATTGACTCGTCATgttttgagcacctgctgtatgctgGGGCTCCCCAGGTTGGGAGCTGATTGAGGGCTTTGACCGGGTTTATCAATCACCAGTCCCCTCCCATGTACTGAGCTCCCTGTTGGGCCCTGGGGAGTCAGGGGAAGATGTCCCTGGCCCTTAGGAGGCGTGCACTGAGGAAGCAAATGGAAGTGAAGGAAGACGGAGCCTAGGGGAGTTGGTGGCAACCTCCTCTTCCACTGCCCCAacccagacacacacaggaggcagggagagggggagcagaggcagctgCCTTTATTAGGGGCCACGGGCCGGCGCCTTTAGTCAAAAGCCAGGCACTTGATCTTCATGTCACCATCAGCTGCCAGGTAGCTGATGGCCTCCAGGTTGAGGCGGTTGGGGAACTTGAAGGTGTATCCATCTGGCAGCTTGATGGTCAAGTCAGCCTGGTCGAAGGAGATGCACACCTAGGGGGCAAGGACAGCAAGTAGCTCAGACCCTGAAGCAGGAGCCTACGCTCTGCACTCACAGAGCTGGCCCTGTGGGGAGAGGGCTGGTGCTCACTGGCCTCCCTGGCCTGGAGacagcaggggaagggagggagaggacagggaggggaacggagggagggtggggagggggcacctaGGACTCTAGCCACTAATAACCCAGCTCCgccccagcccagcaccccagCATCCTGTGTCCCAGCCCACCTCTGTGACAGTCCCGGGCTGGAAGGGGAAGGCGGACTCTCGATGCTCCTCGCCCCAGGCCCCGCCATCCTTGCTGTTACACACAATGGTGTTGACGTCGCCATGGGCTTCAAAGCGAGGGTTGAAGTGCAGGCACAGGTTGTCCCCGTCTTTGCCCAGGTTCAGCACGAAGCTGGAGAGGAGCAGGGGGTACTGAGGCCTCCTCAGCCAGCTGCAGCCCCCCGAGACCACCCAGCCGGGGCCACCCAGAGTGCACCATGACCTTGCCAGCTGGGGGACTCAGTGCGGAGGTAAGAGACCAGACCGGAGCTCTAGTTCTGGCCTAGCTGcctccttgctgtgtgacctcaagcaagtccccgcccttctctgggcctcagtctcctcatctgcacAGTGGGGGCTGCATGAGAGTGATCTCTAAGGGTCTTGCTGTGCTGACAGCCAAGACTCTTGCAGACATTAGTTGGTGTCCCTTTGGGCAAGGATGGAGACTCCCCTACAAGGTGACCTTTGGGAGGGCTAGGGTCCTCGTATATCTCTGTACTCCTAGTGCCCAGCATGATGACACACGGTACGTGCTCAGTAAACACCATGATCATCGTCATCATCAAAAAGAGcatccaggacacctgggtggctcagcagttgagcgtctgccttgggctcagggcgcgtgattctggggtcctgggatggagtcctgcattgggctccctgcagggagcctgcttctcccaatgcctatgtctctgcttctctctgtgtgtctctcatgaataaataaataaaatcttaaaaaaaaaaaagacaatcataCATTTGCTGAGTGGAGAGCAGAGCAGTACGTACCTCGTACCTCGGAAGGTTTGGTAAGCATGATAA
Proteins encoded in this region:
- the LGALS1 gene encoding galectin-1 (The RefSeq protein has 1 substitution compared to this genomic sequence), with translation MACGLVASNLSLKPGQCLRVQCEVVPEAKSFVLNLGKDGDNLCLHFNPRFEAHGDVNTIVCNSKDGGAWGEELRESAFPFQPGTVTEVCISFDQADLTIKLPDGYTFKFPNRLNLEAISYLAADGDMKIKCLAFD